One Phaseolus vulgaris cultivar G19833 chromosome 2, P. vulgaris v2.0, whole genome shotgun sequence DNA window includes the following coding sequences:
- the LOC137809311 gene encoding uncharacterized protein, whose product MDSFDKGLLRICLVSVLVNGLPVGGCHKRGAFWSRVLERVQGKLSMWREKLVRLQRNFLWGWGSDGRKIAWASWKKVRKDKVGEVYPVYSKLWRCKALPSALLTAWRVLENKIATRVNLKRRGVVVENSLCGLCGKVEESSNHLFSICDFTWRVWCLCFEWLDMSFVIHKDPLVNFLQFRMCSASDVVNDVWRAIWVGVVSEIWRHRNSVTFDRGVVDALEVCTLVQVNVWSWIYAKSRCTSFTYYNWVMNPVDCMMLVV is encoded by the exons ATGGATTCGTTCGATAAAGGGTTGCTTAGAATCTGCTTAGTCTCTGTGCTTGTGAACG GATTGCCGGTAGGAGGGTGTCACAAGCGGGGTGCATTTTGGAGCAGAGTGTTAGAGAGAGTTCAAGGTAAACTTTCAATGTGGAGAG AGAAGTTAGTGCGGCTCCAAAGGAATTTCCTTTGGGGGTGGGGGTCAGATGGTAGGAAGATTGCTTGGGCCTCTTGGAAAAAG GTTAGGAAGGATAAAGTTGGGGAGGTTTATCCAGTTTACAGTAAGTTGTGGAGGTGCAAAGCTTTGCCTTCTGCTTTGCtcactgcttggagggtgttggagaatAAGATTGCTACTAGGGTAAATTTGAAAAGGCGAGGGGTGGTGGTTGAGAATTCGTTGTGTGGTTTGTGTGGGAAGGTGGAAGAGTCGTCCAATCATCTGTTTTCAATCTGCGACTTTACTTGGCGTGTTTGGTGTCTTTGTTTTGAGTGGCTAGACATGTCGTTTGTTATTCACAAAGACCCTTTGGTAAACTTTCTACAATTCAGGATGTGTTCGGCTTCTGATGTGGTTAATGACGTTTGGCGTGCGATTTGGGTTGGTGTTGTGAGCGAAATTTGGAGACATAGGAATTCTGTGACCTTTGACAGGGGTGTGGTAGATGCGCTCGAAGTATGCACACTAGTACAGGTaaatgtttggtcttggatttatGCAAAGTCCCGTTGTACTTCCTTTACGTACTATAACTGGGTTATGAACCCAGTGGATTGTATGATGTTGGTTGTTTAA
- the LOC137809312 gene encoding secreted RxLR effector protein 78-like has product MDSVLVANEVLEEVKRKKKSCIFFKVDYEKEYDSVRQEFIYYMLDRLGFCEKWSFWIKYCLESALVFILVDESLLKQFTPKKGLKQGDPLAPFLFLITVEGLVEVSKKVVRKNLIESLEIGCKKVKVNMLQYADDTLFFCNANTKNVFNLKVILNCFELASSLKVNFLKTRIGGVKVDQAVTLRFAR; this is encoded by the coding sequence ATGGATAGCGTACTTGTGGCCAATGAAGTTTTAGAGGAggtgaagagaaagaagaagagctGCATTTTTTTTAAGGTGGATTATGAGAAAGAATATGACTCGGTGCGACAGGAATTTATTTACTACATGTTAGATAGGCTTGGGTTCTGCGAGAAGTGGAGCTTCTGGATTAAATATTGTTTGGAATCTGCGTTGGTGTTTATTCTAGTAGATGAGAGTCTGTTGAAGCAGTTTACTCCGAAGAAAGGTCTGAAGCAAGGTGATCCTTTAGCACCATTCTTGTTTCTTATCACAGTCGAAGGGCTAGTCGAGGTTTCAAAGAAAGTTGTTCGGAAGAACTTGATTGAGAGTCTGGAGATTGGATGCAAGAAGGTTAAGGTCAATATGCTTCAGTACGCAGATGACACTTTGTTCTTTTGCAATGCTAACACTAAAAACGTGTTTAACTTAAAGGTCATTCTGAATTGCTTTGAGCTAGCTTCTAGTCTTAAGgtgaatttcttgaaaaccagaATTGGAGGGGTGAAAGTCGATCAGGCTGTTACTCTTCGCTTTGCGAGGTGA